The proteins below are encoded in one region of Hemiscyllium ocellatum isolate sHemOce1 chromosome 3, sHemOce1.pat.X.cur, whole genome shotgun sequence:
- the rpf2 gene encoding ribosome production factor 2 homolog isoform X2, producing MAAVPGVCKPKTKRAKRFLEKRDPKIIENTKNAMLIKGGNTSETVTQALRDIYSLKKPNAVLYKKKNITRPFEDQTSVKRPHNLIIGRMFDYHVLDMVELGIEKFESLRDFKNSKSAEGSKPMLIFAGDAFEIDNDLKRVKNLFIDFFRGPTVPKIRLAGLEIVLHFTAFAGKIFLRSYKVLLKKSGCRIPRIELEEMGPSFNFILRRTHFASDDLYKKSLKQPKALKAKKKKNISQDVFGTTYGRIHMEKQDLSKLQTRKMKGLKKRKAGKNVIADESESSPKKMKV from the exons CAAGCCGAAGACAAAGCGGGCAAAGAGGTTTCTTGAGAAACGAGATCCCAAGATCATTGAAAATACAAAGAATGCCATGCTCATCAAAGGTGGCAATACCAGTGAAACCGTGACTCAGGCTCTCAGGGACATT TATTCTTTAAAGAAACCAAATGCAGTTCTTTATAAAAA GAAAAATATTACTCGACCCTTTGAAGATCAAACGTCGGTG AAGCGACCGCACAACTTGATAATAG GCCGTATGTTTGATTACCATGTCCTGGATATGGTTGAGCTCGGAATTGAAAAGTTTGAAAGTTTGAGAGATTTTAAG AACAGCAAATCTGCAGAAGGATCCAAGCCTATGTTGATTTTTGCAGGAGATGCCTTTGAAATTGATAATGATCTTAAAAGGGTAAAAAATCTCTTTATTG ATTTCTTTCGAGGACCCACAGTACCAAAAATTCGTTTAGCAGGCCTGGAAATTGTTCTACATTTCACGGCTTTTGCTGGAAAGATCTTCTTGCGAAGCTATAA GGTATTGCTGAAGAAATCTGGCTGCAGAATACCTAGGATAGAACTGGAAGAAATGGGGCCTTCCTTTAATTTTATACTAAGGAGAACACACTTTGCATCTGATGACCTCTACAAAAAGTCTCTTAAACAGCCAAAAGCTCTTAAG GCGAAGAAGAAGAAGAATATTTCCCAAGATGTATTTGGGACAACATATGGTCGAATCCATATGGAGAAGCAGGACCTTAGTAAACTGCAGACGAGAAAAATGAAAGGGCTGAAGAAGAGGAAAGCAGGGAAGAATGTCATAGCTGATGAGTCAGAGAGCAGCCCAAAGAAGATGAAAGTGTAG
- the rpf2 gene encoding ribosome production factor 2 homolog isoform X1, protein MAAVPGVCKPKTKRAKRFLEKRDPKIIENTKNAMLIKGGNTSETVTQALRDIYSLKKPNAVLYKKKNITRPFEDQTSVEFFSKKSDCSLFMFGSHNKKRPHNLIIGRMFDYHVLDMVELGIEKFESLRDFKNSKSAEGSKPMLIFAGDAFEIDNDLKRVKNLFIDFFRGPTVPKIRLAGLEIVLHFTAFAGKIFLRSYKVLLKKSGCRIPRIELEEMGPSFNFILRRTHFASDDLYKKSLKQPKALKAKKKKNISQDVFGTTYGRIHMEKQDLSKLQTRKMKGLKKRKAGKNVIADESESSPKKMKV, encoded by the exons CAAGCCGAAGACAAAGCGGGCAAAGAGGTTTCTTGAGAAACGAGATCCCAAGATCATTGAAAATACAAAGAATGCCATGCTCATCAAAGGTGGCAATACCAGTGAAACCGTGACTCAGGCTCTCAGGGACATT TATTCTTTAAAGAAACCAAATGCAGTTCTTTATAAAAA GAAAAATATTACTCGACCCTTTGAAGATCAAACGTCGGTG GAATTTTTTTCAAAGAAGTCTGATTGTTCTTTATTTATGTTTGGTTCTCACAATAAGAAGCGACCGCACAACTTGATAATAG GCCGTATGTTTGATTACCATGTCCTGGATATGGTTGAGCTCGGAATTGAAAAGTTTGAAAGTTTGAGAGATTTTAAG AACAGCAAATCTGCAGAAGGATCCAAGCCTATGTTGATTTTTGCAGGAGATGCCTTTGAAATTGATAATGATCTTAAAAGGGTAAAAAATCTCTTTATTG ATTTCTTTCGAGGACCCACAGTACCAAAAATTCGTTTAGCAGGCCTGGAAATTGTTCTACATTTCACGGCTTTTGCTGGAAAGATCTTCTTGCGAAGCTATAA GGTATTGCTGAAGAAATCTGGCTGCAGAATACCTAGGATAGAACTGGAAGAAATGGGGCCTTCCTTTAATTTTATACTAAGGAGAACACACTTTGCATCTGATGACCTCTACAAAAAGTCTCTTAAACAGCCAAAAGCTCTTAAG GCGAAGAAGAAGAAGAATATTTCCCAAGATGTATTTGGGACAACATATGGTCGAATCCATATGGAGAAGCAGGACCTTAGTAAACTGCAGACGAGAAAAATGAAAGGGCTGAAGAAGAGGAAAGCAGGGAAGAATGTCATAGCTGATGAGTCAGAGAGCAGCCCAAAGAAGATGAAAGTGTAG